A region of Candidatus Flexicrinis proximus DNA encodes the following proteins:
- a CDS encoding glycoside hydrolase family 3 C-terminal domain-containing protein, which yields MSSTAIYQDPSRTPAERADDLLTRMTLDEKLAQLGSFWVYQVLDGLAFSPEKASRLMAQGLGHLTRLGGASNLRPRELAALGNQIQKYLIENTRLGIPAVIHEECCSGYMAYGATVFPQAIGVASTWQPELVEAMADVIRVQMRSVGAHHALAPVLDIARDARWGRLEETFGEDPYLTSRLGVAYIRGIQGKSLTNGVVATAKHFVGYGMSEGGLNWAPPHLEWREMRETYLLPFEAAVREGGLASIMNAYNELDGIPAAASRALLTDLLRGEWGFSGTVVSDYFAIHMLKDYHRVAQGKDDAAKLALEAGIDSELPFTDCYGDPLREAVLSGKIPAALVDTAVQRMLTQKFTLGLFETPYVDASVVEFDTAEQRALARTIAQQSIVLLKNDGGLLPLDKAIGSVAVIGPNADSIRNLFGDYAYPAHIETIIENFTNGNVFNTPLPENLKVDDKFIEAISVLSAIKAKLGANVRVEYAKGCEVNTLSTAGFGEAVEAARRAQVVIMVVGDKAGLTDDCTSGEARDRAVLTLPGVQGDLVRAVYETGTPVVLVLVNGRPVALEWMAEEIPAIVEAWFPSEEGANAIADVLFGDVNPGGKLPITFPRNAGQIPVFYAHKPSGGRSNWKGDYVDTPVKPLYPFGHGLSYTTFDYSELHVEPSEAKAGGEVSIHIDVTNTGGRKGDEIVQLYTHQNVTLVTRPVKQLRAFKRVTLEPGETQTVIFTVNVNQLGFYDHQYKYVIEPGTVDLMVGASSQDIRCGGTFQIGGTRVEAGASKVFFSDGRSVRKALPAQS from the coding sequence ATGTCAAGCACAGCCATCTATCAAGACCCGTCACGTACTCCCGCCGAACGCGCCGACGATCTGCTCACGCGGATGACACTGGATGAGAAACTCGCTCAATTGGGCAGTTTCTGGGTGTATCAGGTGCTGGATGGTTTAGCGTTTTCGCCGGAAAAGGCGTCGCGACTGATGGCACAGGGTCTCGGCCACCTCACCCGCCTGGGGGGCGCGAGCAACCTGCGCCCGCGTGAGCTGGCAGCGCTGGGAAATCAGATCCAGAAATACCTGATCGAGAACACGCGGCTGGGCATACCGGCCGTAATCCACGAAGAGTGCTGTTCCGGCTATATGGCCTACGGCGCGACGGTGTTCCCACAGGCCATTGGCGTGGCGAGCACGTGGCAGCCGGAACTGGTCGAGGCAATGGCTGACGTGATCCGCGTACAAATGCGGTCGGTCGGGGCGCATCACGCGCTGGCGCCGGTGCTGGACATTGCGCGCGACGCCCGCTGGGGGCGCCTCGAAGAGACCTTCGGCGAAGACCCTTACCTGACCTCCCGGCTTGGCGTTGCCTACATCCGGGGGATTCAAGGCAAGAGCCTCACCAACGGTGTGGTGGCGACGGCCAAGCACTTCGTCGGCTATGGGATGTCCGAGGGCGGATTGAACTGGGCGCCGCCGCATCTGGAATGGCGCGAGATGCGCGAAACCTATCTGCTGCCGTTCGAGGCGGCCGTCCGCGAAGGCGGGCTGGCGTCGATCATGAATGCCTATAACGAACTCGATGGTATACCGGCGGCCGCCAGCCGCGCGCTGCTGACCGACCTGCTGCGCGGCGAATGGGGCTTCAGCGGGACGGTCGTCTCGGATTACTTCGCCATTCACATGCTGAAGGATTACCACCGGGTGGCGCAAGGGAAAGACGATGCGGCCAAGCTGGCGCTGGAAGCCGGGATCGACTCCGAGCTGCCGTTTACCGACTGCTATGGCGATCCGCTGCGCGAGGCGGTATTGAGCGGCAAAATCCCCGCGGCACTGGTCGATACGGCGGTGCAGCGGATGCTGACTCAGAAATTCACGCTTGGACTGTTCGAAACCCCCTACGTCGACGCCAGCGTGGTGGAGTTCGACACCGCCGAACAGCGCGCGCTGGCCCGTACGATTGCCCAACAGTCGATCGTGCTGCTGAAGAATGACGGCGGCCTGCTTCCGCTGGACAAAGCGATCGGCTCGGTGGCCGTGATCGGCCCGAATGCGGACAGCATCCGCAACCTGTTCGGGGATTATGCCTATCCCGCCCACATCGAAACGATAATCGAGAATTTCACCAACGGGAACGTCTTTAACACGCCGCTTCCGGAAAACCTGAAGGTCGATGACAAATTCATCGAAGCGATCAGCGTGCTGTCGGCGATCAAGGCCAAACTTGGCGCGAACGTCCGGGTCGAGTACGCGAAGGGCTGCGAGGTCAACACGCTGTCAACGGCCGGGTTTGGCGAGGCGGTCGAGGCGGCGCGGCGCGCCCAGGTCGTAATTATGGTCGTCGGCGACAAGGCCGGGCTGACCGACGACTGCACGTCCGGCGAGGCGCGCGACCGTGCGGTGCTGACGCTGCCGGGTGTCCAGGGTGATTTGGTGCGCGCGGTATACGAGACGGGAACGCCGGTGGTGCTGGTGCTGGTCAACGGGCGGCCGGTCGCGCTGGAATGGATGGCGGAAGAGATTCCGGCGATTGTCGAAGCGTGGTTCCCCTCGGAGGAAGGCGCGAATGCCATCGCCGATGTGCTGTTCGGGGATGTGAACCCCGGCGGGAAACTGCCGATCACCTTCCCGCGGAATGCGGGACAGATCCCGGTATTCTACGCGCACAAGCCCTCCGGCGGGCGCTCCAACTGGAAGGGCGACTATGTGGATACGCCGGTCAAGCCGCTTTATCCGTTCGGCCATGGCCTGAGCTACACGACTTTCGATTACAGTGAACTGCACGTCGAGCCATCGGAAGCGAAGGCCGGCGGCGAGGTCTCGATCCACATCGATGTGACCAATACGGGCGGGCGAAAAGGCGACGAGATCGTGCAGCTGTATACCCACCAGAACGTGACACTGGTGACACGACCGGTCAAACAACTGAGAGCCTTCAAGCGGGTAACGCTGGAGCCGGGCGAGACGCAGACGGTCATCTTTACCGTAAACGTGAACCAACTCGGGTTCTACGACCATCAGTACAAGTATGTGATCGAGCCGGGAACGGTCGACCTGATGGTGGGCGCTTCTTCACAGGATATCCGGTGCGGGGGAACCTTCCAGATCGGCGGCACGCGAGTGGAAGCCGGGGCAAGCAAGGTCTTTTTCAGCGACGGCCGCAGCGTTCGGAAAGCTCTGCCGGCACAGTCGTAA